CCTACTGCTCTCCCAGGACCTTTATATACACCTCCCGGGTGGGTGTGTCAGGCCAAGTGTGATCCCCGTGCCCTCGTTTTACAACCCTTCGCCTCCAGTGAGCTCATGCTGCGCACAGCGATCGGCCAGGATGCCACGCGTCACCGGCCGCCACCCGGAACACGCACTCCAGCCGTGAGGCACGAGGAAGACGGGTTTCCGAGCGCCCGGGCTCACGCGGCCCTAATTGTGTCCCGTAATTGCACTAAATGGCCGTGACCTAACACAGCACCAAACCCACCGGACCCATAAATGTGTGTTTGCCACTGTGCTCTTCCAGCATCTTAGAAACTTCCTGTTAAACACacacccctgctccctgctcccttgtcatcgtcaccatcatcatcatcatcgtcatcgtcATGATCATCTATCCCGTCCTGggcttttctcctccttccctgatATTTGGGGGCTTTTCTTCATAATCATTCTTAAAGTGCTTTTCACATATTTCAGGGCAGGGAATCGAGTCTTCCCACCCGGTGTGCACCCTCCCTGAAATATCCCCCCTCTCTCTGAAGGGGAGTTTGTGCTCCCCACTTTCCTGTCAGGTTATGACAGTCCCCCCTCAGGAGCAAAACTCTTTGTTCCCCCCGGTGGATCGGTCATGTAAAATGCACTATCGATTGTTTGAAGAGGACAAGCCTTCCCCGGAGCTGCAGCCCGGAGCGGAGGGACCGCCCGGCTTTGGTGAGGTCTGAGCCGCAGCCCAGTTCTTGCACGTGTGTCCGTGTGCGGGCTTCCTCGGCCCGGTCTCCGGTCTCCGGCCTCTGCCACGTtgtccccacaccctcccccctgCGCACACGGCCAGTCCCCCTCCCGCACCAGGCTCTGCTGGGACTTtctcctcacctgcctcctccaACCCTCAGTGCTCTCAGAAAGATACTGATGTCGCGCGACTTTGGCCCGAAACCTCGCAATCCCGACACCAGCGACAGGTGGCCTGCCTGTGGTCTCTGTTCCCCGTCCCTACTTCCCACCCGCGATCACACCCCCACCGTCTCCTCGTGAGCGGTCTCTGGCCCAGGGCGGGTCGGGCGTGGGTGACCCTCCTGCACTCCCCCCTCTAGCCCGGGGCTCTCTCACCCTCCCCTGCGCTCCCCCTGCCACACGTGGGCGAAAACCCGAAGAGGCCTGCACTGGCCCAGTCCCGTCAGGGGACGGAATCCCGCAGCAGGGGACACAGGAGGAGTTTCACATAAAAATGACTGAACTCTGGCAAGAGGATAACTGTGCGGCGAGAGGAAGAGCCGCCCCAGCCCCCCGGAGCGCGGGCAGTGAGCGAGCCGTCAGCCCCGGCTGCGCGGACGGGCGTGCAAAGGGCCTGGGGGGCCCGTCCCCAGCGAGGAGGCGGATCAGCCCCGGCCGCGTGGATCGCTCGGTCGTAGGGTCCTCCTGTGCTCTGAGGggtccccggttcgattcccggtcaggacacaccCACACCTCGATGGCGGgtccagtcgatgtttctctctctctactctaTCCAAGCATCAGTGCTCCCGCGCAAACAGCTCTTCGAATACCCGTGTTGTCTGGTACTGATGCGTTTATTACACTACAAAGGTAAGTACAGTGCTTAATGCTGCCGTGGTTTCACGTGAGTGTGTTAATTAACATCTTTCATGATGACCTTCAGGAAGCGACCCAGCTCCCTTGGGAAACGAACTGCTGTGCCTGTGACTGTCCCGCTGCCCTTTGCCTGAAGCGTGTTTAACGACCGGATTGTTCTGAAAACACAGAACCAAGCGACACGTCACCGGGCTGGGCTTCCTGGCTCGTTCTGGGGCCCGGTGGTCACGGACAGGTGGGGACCACAAGCGCCTACCTCTCGGGCAGGCTGTGGATCCGCTGGGGAGGGAGCGCCCGCCTCCCGGGACCGCCACAGGCCGCCACGGGAAGGAGGAAGCCGTCTGCTCGGAGGGTGAGCACACTGGGGTCGGGGGTCTCGGAGGAGGGGTGTCCGGCCCCTGGCTCCCCAAGGGCACACCCCGAAGGTGCCCGAGAACCACGCTGACAGGAAGACGCTGCTCCCCGCCGCACCCCCGACCCCTCCGATGTCGACTCCGTGGGAGACAGAGGtcagccccactccccacccaccaggcAGGACTCTCCGCCTTCCCGGCGCCTGAGCCCCGAAGAGACAGCGCCACGCTCGGTGTCCGTATGTGGGCCTGGCGGTCACTCGGGGGCCGCAGAACCGGGGCTCTGAGCTCGTCTCCCAGCAACGGAGGCTCAAAGGTCGGTGGGGGGGGCTCCAAACCCACATCTCGTCCCCAAACCCCCTCGGTCTGACATACGATCCACAGCGTGTCCCCGAAGACAGGCCTTTCCTCCAACACGTTCAGCGGGGGCCTCCCCACGTTGGTTTTAAGTGGCTGCACTCTGTCGTGGGGTCCCCCTGCGAGCAGCCTCTGTGCCCGCTCTGTCCGAGCCCCCCCAGGGAGGGCTCCCCGACGACCTGGGGTCCTGGCCCCACAGGCACGTCCTCATCTGCACGCTGCCTGCCCCCTCCATGCCCCCTCACTCCCGCCGCCTCGTGAGTCTCCAGGCAGCTGAGCCTCGTGAGAACCAGGGCCCCGCTCTGCTGGCGGCGCTGCGGTCTTGCCGGGGAGCACAGGTGCGGCCCCCCCACCTCACTCCTCGCGCCCCGTCTCTTCCACGGACCAGGAGGGTCAGAACACTCGCGTCACCGCTGGCCGCCGCCCAGACCTATGGAAACTTGCTCCTCTCCCCGCTGTCCTGCTGCTCCTGAGACCACGGCCCGGTTTTCAGTGACCCTCACTCCACGACGCCCTGCAGCCACGGTGCACATTTTAGGACCAACTTTTTAAACTGAGAGTGAGCACTAAAGGTCCGACGGCTCGGTCTCCTTCGAGTGCTGATTTCTCCGTGACACCCGAGCACGCAGGACCGTCACCCCTGCTCAGACGCCCCCGCAGCTGGACGACCCCTCCTCCGGCGCCCGAGTCCGCGTGTGGCTGCCACGCGAGTGAAACTGCCACCGACTGGAAAGATGAACTCGCTGTGACTTCGGGTCCGTCCCCTAGGACCTGGATCCTGGAATTCCCAGAACGCCAGCATCCGTCTGTCTGCTGGGAGACAGTcgtgcaggtgtgtgtggggtgaAGGGACGGCACCCTTGACGCTCCCGAGAGCCCACCACACCTTCTCCctgtgctccctccctctctgagcGGCACCCACAAACGTCTGAGCCCAGGCCACGCGACAGACCCCCGACTCGTCCGATACCCTCGGAACCAGACACATTTCTCCCTCCTGCCCGTCGGTCCGCGTGTGGAAAGGGTTGGGGTGTGTGTCCGCAGTGGATACGAGACGTGATaaagaagcaaagcaaaaaaaaaagaggaagaagttgCAGACACGGAAAGAAATGGCTGGATAAACCAATGAATGTCTTCAatgtgctggggttgggggggacgcaggagcagggggagggatgAACCGGCCTGGGGCACGGCAACCACAGGGTGGCCCCGCTCCGAGAAAGACCCCAAGTGCCGACATCGCGGTGGTGCCAGCCCCAAAACACAGACACGTGCGGGAACAGAGGACATTTGTTTATTGAAAAGATGCAAATTTCCCAGCTACGGAGTAAGTAGCTCGTGCCCACGGACAGCACACAACCGGAGAGGGGAACGGCCGGCAGGTCACGTTTTGAACACGATCGGAACCAGATCCGCCGTCCTCGGGTCACACACCAGAAGCAGTCACAGTCCCCAAAGACAAACAGGTCCCCGAGGTCCACACAGGTGGCATCCGATCCGTACGTGATTGTCCGGGCGATGACACGGGGCGTCCTTTGCAGGaaaagtgttaatttttaaatattttgctggAGGCACAGGACGCTGGAAGGTGATGTTCTACCAGCAAAAGGAGCAGCATCTTCGGCAGCAAAAGGGTGGGAAGGTACAGCAGCCACAGCCGGAGCCAGATCTGTAGCCGCAGCCGTAGCCGCAGCCCAGGCCTCCGtagccacagccacagccgcagcccaggcctccgtagccacagccacagccgcAGCCCAGGCCTCCGTAGCCGCAGCCGTAGCCGCAGCCGCAGGAGTTCCCGGAATAGTTGCAACACGTGTCGGCAGGGGGTGTGGCTACAGAAGGTGCTTCTGCAGTCGACTGTCCCCTGTGGCCCTGGAGCTGCATACGCGGCCCGGAGGGCCAGGGACACTGTCCGTCTGGTGACTCAGGCCACAGATGCTTGTCCACTACGTGCCGGGGCGCTCTGTCCCCTCTCACTGTCGGTGCTGCCACCCACCTCAGACTCCCCGGCCAGTCCCCAGGTCACTCCGACACCTCcctcagagcccccagcccccacccacccacgtgTCCACAGTTAACGTGTCCTCGAGGCAGCCTTCCCCGGGCATCAGGCTCCTCGTGTGGGTGCAGGGgcgtgggagggtgggggtgcggTCAGAGAGGGCAGGAAGAGGCGGGGAGACCGGGGTCATGGGGCACCGACACTTAAAGACAAGCCCTTAAGTGAAATGGATTACGGACGGAACCTTCGCCAAGAAGAAGCCATTTTTCCAGAGAAGCAACAGAAACCCCAGACTTCGCTGTGACAGTCAGCGTGTGGCCGTGGGAGGGGGGGACGGACACACACCGACGGAGTCAAGGGCGAGCGTCGATCTGCTGCTGTCTGCGGACGGAGGTCACAGACCCAAAGACGGACGTGTCGGCCAGCAGCGTGTATGACACAAGAGATACACAAGCGTGTCAGCCAATGAAACGTGTTTATTTGGAAATCGTCGCACAGAAGGAGAAGGCAGTGGGTTTACACTTGAACTGTGACCACAGTGAGGTCGTCTGCCGGGAACGTCGGGACCCACTCAGGCCCCCCAGGAGCAGCGCGGACTTCACGCAGACGGCCCGTGTTCTGAGCCTCTGCTCCGCGCTCTGTGCAGTCGGGTGTCGCTGAGAGGGACGGAGACAGAGGCGGCCTCGGAGTGATCCTTCTGGAGGAGGAGGTGCGTGGCAGCTACGGTCTAGCAGCAGGAAGAGTAACACTTCCTGTAGACAGACGGCCGGTATCCACAGCAGCCGTAGCCACTGCCATAACCACAGCCGTAGCCACTGCCGTAACCACAGCCGTAGCCACAGCCGTAACCACTGCCGTAGCCACAGCCGTAGCCAGAGCCGTAACCACAGCCGTAGCCACAGCCATAGCCAGAGCCATAACCACAGCCATAGCCAGAGCCGTAGCCACAGCCGCCGTAGTAGTTGCCACACATGGTTTCAGAAGGTGAGGGTGCAGGTGAGGTGCAGGAGGGTGCTTCTGAGGTCTGAGTGCCTCCTGCTCTCCCAGGACCTTTATATACACCTCCCGGGTGGGTGTGTCAGGCCGCGTGTGATCCCCGTGCCCTCGTTTTACAACCGCTGGCCTCCAGTGAGCTCATGCTGCGCACAGCGATCGGCCAGGATGCCACGCGTCACCGGCCGCCACCCGGAACACGCACTCCAGCCGTGAGGCACGAGGAAGACGGGTTTCCGAGCGCCCGGGCTCACGCGGCCCTAATTGTGTCCCGTAATTGCACTAAATGGCCGTGACATGACACAGCACCAAACCCACCAGACCCATAAATGTGTGTTTGCCACTGTGCTCTTCCAGCACCTTAGAAACTTCCTGTTAAACACAAACTCCTGCTCACTGCTAGTAATACCCTCGTCATCGTcaccatcgtcatcatcatcgtcatcatcatcgtcatcatgaTCATCCATCCCGTCCTGGGCTTTTATCCTCCTTCCCTGATATTTGGGGGCTTTTCTTCATAATCATTCTTAAAGTACATTTCACATATTTCAGGGCAGGGAATCGAGTCTTCCCACCCGGTGTGCACCCTCCCTGAAATATCCCCCCTCTCCCTGAAGGGGAGTTTGTGCTCCCCACTTTCCTGTCAGGTTATGACAGTCCCCCCTCAGGAGCAAAACTCTTTGTTCCCCCCGGTGGATCGGTCATGTAAAATGCACTATTGATTATTTGAAGAGGACAAGCCTTCCCCGGAGCTGCAGCCCGGAGCGGAGGGACGGCCCGGCTTTGGCGAGGTCTGTGCCGCAGCCCAGTTCTTGCACGTGTGTCCGTGTGCCGGCTTCCTCGGCCCGGTCTCCGGTCTCCGGTCTCTGCCACGTtgtccccacaccctcccccgcccacacGGCCAGTCCCCCTCCCGCACCAGGCTCTGCTGGGACTTtctcctcacctgcctcctccaACCCTCAGTGCTCTCAGAAAGATACTGATGTCGCGCGACTTTGGCCCGAAACCTCGCAATCACGACACCAGTGACAGGTGGCCTGCCCGTGGTCTCTGTTCCctgtccctacttcccacccGCGATCACACCCCCCACCGTCTCCTCGTGAGCGGTGTCCCGCCCAGGGCGGTCGGGCGTGGGTGACCCTCCTGCACTCCCCCCTCTAGCCCGGGGCTCTCTCACCCTCCACCGTGCTCCCCCCGCCACACGCAGGCGAAAACCCCAAGACGCCTGCACCGGCCCAGTCCCGTCAGGGGACGGAATCCCGCAGCAGGGAACACAGGAGGAGTTTCACATAAAAATGATTGAACTCTGGCAAGAGGATAACTGTGCGGCGCGAGGAAGAGCCGCCCCAGCCCCCTGGAGCGCGGGCAGTGAGCGAGCCCTCAGCCCCGGCTGCACGGACGGGCGTGCAAAGGGCCTGGGGGGCCCGTCCCCAGCGAGGAGGCGGATCAGCCCGGCCGCGTGGATCGCTCCATCGTAGGGTCCTCCTGTGCTCTGAGGggtccccggttcgattcccgggcagggcacacCCACACCTCGATGGCGGgtccagtcgatgtttctctctctctactctaTCCAAGCATCTGTGCTCCCGCACAAACAGCTCTTCGAATACCCGTGTTGTCTGGTACTGATGCGTTTATTACACTACATAGGTAAGTACAGTGCTTAATGCTGCCGTGGTTTCACGTGAGTGTGTTAATTAACACCTTTCATGATGACCTTCAGGAAGCGACCCAGCTCCCTTGGGAAACGAACTGCTGTGCCTGTGACTGTGCCGCTGCCCTTTGCCTGAAGCGTGTTTAACGACCGGATTGTTATGAAAACACAGAACCAAGTGACACGTCACCGTGCTGGGCTTCCTGGCTCGTTCTGCGGCCCGGGAGTCACGGACAGGTGGGGACCACAAGCGCCTAACTCACGGACAGGCTGTGCATCCGCTGGGGAGGGAGCGCCCGCCTCCGGGGACCGCCACAGGCCGCCacgggaaggaggaagaaggaagccgTCTGCTCGGAGGGTGAGCTCGCTGGGGTTGGGGGTCTCAGAGGAGAGGCGTCTGGTCCCTGGCTCCCCAAGGGCACGCCCCGAAGGTGCCCGAGAACCACGCTGACAGGAAGACGCTGCTCCCCTCCGCACCCCCGACCCCACCCATGTCGACTCCGTGGGAGACAGAGGtcagccccactccccaccagCCAGGCAGGACTCTCCGCCTTCCTGGTGCCTGAGCCGCGAAGAGACAGTGCCACGCTCGGGGTCCGTATGTGGGCCTGGCGGTCACTCTGGGGGCCGCAGAACCAGGGCTCTGAGCTCGTCTCCCGGCGGCGGAGGCTCAGAGGTGGGGGGGCCTCCGAACCCACATCTCGTCCCCAAGCCCCCTCGGTCTGACATACGATCCACAGCGTGTCCCCAAAGACAGGCCTTTCCTCCAACAGGTTCAGCGGGGGCCTCTCCACGTCTGGTTTTAAGTGGCTGCACTCTGTCGTGGGGTCCCCCTCTGACCCCTGGGGGCTGAGCACTTGCCGAGGCCGGGAGCTTGCTGTTCCCTATGGGGACCCCGTTCACCGGGTCGAGGTCCCTGTGTGCTGCGGAGTCTCCCGTCATTCCTGGCATCGTTGTGGGTCCGGGATGAAACCTACTTCAGCGTGTTGCTGACCAGCCAGGTCCATCAGGAAGGGCTGATGGCACCTGTCACCCTTTCCCCGTCACCAGGGCGGTCTGCCTTTGGGGCCACCCCCAGGACcggtcccctcctccctgccgaTGGGCACAGGGGACACCCAGGCCCTCCAAGAGGACACCTCTCGCCGGAGGCCGAGGAGGACAGGAGGCAGCTGGTGTAGGCGGCCACAGCAGGAGCAGCTCAGGGCAGCGGCCTGTCAccaccccacagccccaggggacCCGGGGTCTCAGCCCAGCCTGGCCGGGGCCCCCACCCTGAACCTCCTGACATCACACCCACAGCGTCCGTGGGACGTGAGAGAACCGCTTCGGTGTGAACTTCGACCCGGGCCGCAGGGTCAGCAGGTCGGCCCCTGACACCGCAGCAGGCACATCTGtaccaaaaatatctttttgtatCTGAAACTCAAATGTGTCCGTCGTGTGTTTTATCTGCCAACCCTAAACACAAACACAGGGCGATGTCCCATCCTCTTTGCCAAGGTCGGGAGAAGCCAcgggcccctcccaccaggaAGGGGCGGGGGTCGCAGCAGGGTGGCTTTCCCGGGCAGGAAGGGTCCTGTGTGCTCTCAGCATCCACGCCTGTGGGTTTGCTCCCGGAGCCCAGCTAGTGACGATGTTCCCCCCGGACGGAGGACAGCCGTTGGGGGAAGGTCCCGGCACGCGGACACTGCCCGGGACGGGGGCCCCTCGCCCCCCTGTCCGGAAGGCGTCTTCTCCTCTCCGACGACCAGCTCCCGTTCCCCCTCCACATTCGGGCCAGACGTCCGTGTCCTTTTCAGAAAGACCCCTGACCCTTCTCTCTGCCTGTTGGTCCGGGCCTGTGCCCTCACTCCTCCCCCGTGTGCCCCAGACGCCCGTGTGCCCCAGATGCCCGTGTGCCCCAGACGCCCGTGTGCGACTCTGTCAACATCCCCATGTTCGTAACGGGTGGGCTTTGGGCCCTGCCCGCACTTCCGAGAGCGGCGGCAATGACACCCTCCGCCCTCTGTCCGCATGGCGGACGGGACTATCCTCAGTCAGCGACTCCTCCTCCCGCTGGTCCCTCAGAGGTGCTTCCCTGTCTGCGAGAACAGCAATCGGTCTGCCCGTCCTCCTCTGCCCTTTCTCTGCTCGAGACGGCAGTTTCCTCCAAGATTCCCGGGATCCTGGGAACATGACATTTGCTTAACCTGGGTGGTTAAACCTTGACTCCACTTTTTGGAGCCTTttcatgccccccacccccccgcacaAAGACCAGGTTCCTGAAACCAAACCCTCCCCCAgcggctgcccccccccccccgccacccaggTGATGTGATCCAGGTCTGAGGTCTCCtgggccctgcacccccaccGCCGCCACCGGGCAGCAGAGCTCATGTGCATTTCCAAATGATTTTCGGTGATCCCCGAAGTGTCAGCCAGCAGCGTGTCTGACACAAGAGATACGCAAGCGTGTCAGACAATGAAACGTGTTTATTTGGAAATCGTCGCACAGAAGGGGAAGGTCGTGGGTTTACACTTGAACTGTGACCTCAGTGAGGTCGTCTGCCCGGGAACGTCGGGACCCACTCAGGCCCCCCAGGAGCAGCGCGGACTTGCACACAGACGGCCCGTGTCCTGAGCCTCTGCTCTGCGCTCTGTGCAGTCGGGTGTCGCTgagagggaggagacagaggtggCCTCGGAGTGATCCTTCAGGAGGAGGAGGTGTGTGGCAGCTACGGTCTAGCAGCAGGAGGAGTAACACTTCCTGTAGACAGATGGCCGGTATCCACAGCAGCCGTAGCCACTGCCGTAGCCACAGCCGTAGCCACTGCCGTAACCACAGCCATAGCGGGAGCCATAGCCACGGCCGTAGCCACAGCCGTAGCCAGAGCCATAACCACAGCCGTAGCCACTGCCGTAACCACAGCCATATCTAGAGCCATAGCCACAGCCATAACCACAGCCATAGCCAGAGCCATAGCCAGAGCCGTAGCCAGAGCCGTAGCCACAGCCATAACCACAGCCATAGCCAGAGCCATAACCACAGCCATAGCCAGAGCCGTAGCCACAGCCGTAGCCACAGCCGTAGCCGCAGCCGCCACAAGAGTTTCTGTAGTAGTTGCAACACATGGTGCCTAGTAGTGCAGGTTCCGCAGTTCGGGACAGGGGCCGGTGCAGGTTTGAGGTCTGAATGTCCCCTGACCCCGGGGCCTTTATATGCTGGCAGAAATGGGCGGAGCACCCAGCCCAGACTCTGGGGCCTCATTACCCCggcaattttcatttttaaaaggcctGTCACTCTCAGGACAATTTTGTTCAGGCTTCGGCCCCAGCTAGTCACGAGGGCTGTGACAGCACAGAGCCAAATGACCCACGCATTGAACGAGCACGTCTCTGGAATGCCATGGCACCCGATGGAGATGCTCACCGCAGGGTGCAGGGGCCAGTGGCCCTCCTGCCCCCGCAGGGACCCGGGCGTGGGCACCGGGCGGTGCTGCTCCAGCCGCTCACACCGCAGCATCGACGGGGGGGACGCAACGGCAGGGCGTGAGGCGAGGCGTCCTCGGGTCTCGCCCGCACTGCGGTGGGCGGGCCGCGGCCAAGGCGGCCGGGCCAGAGACGGGCCGGGCGAGGAAGATCTGAACCGGTGCGAAACGGGCGTCTGCTGCCACTCACCCCAAAGGCTGCCATGGCCTCGCCCGGGGCAGCAGGACCCACTCCGTCTAAGGTCTCTGGGCGCTGTCACGCACGCCGCCGCCTTCGGAACATCCGTGCACCTGCACCATCACACCGGTGCCGTCCAGCCCGCCGACCCTGCAGAGCAGCTCACGGAGGACACTCACAGTGAGGCCTGGTGCATGCCCTCTGCGCCCCCCTCGCTGCTCCCACGGCACCCCGGGCCGGCCGTCCTGCCCTGCCGAGGGCGTTCCGGCCTTCAGGGCCTGCGCCCCTCAGGCCCCGGCGAGCTACCGAGGGTCGGCGCTGCCATCTCTATGCTGTGAACCTGAAGAACCGGCCTCCCCGTCGGATGACAGCCCACGCACTTCTTCTGCCAGTAAACACCACCGTTACTTTATTGTAGAGGATGTAATACGGGAagagttgttattattattattattattattattattattatattattattatttatatttccctCTGGAGCCTTTGAGGCCCCCTCACATTTATCGGCTCATTcggttcttttttaaagattttatttatttattcttagagagggaagggaggaagaaagagagagagagagagagaatcatcagcgtgtggtttctgggggtcatggcctgcaacccaggcatgtgccctggctgggaatcaaacctgtgacactttggttcgcagcccgagctcaatccacggagctacgccagccagggtggctcgTTCGGGTCTCACAAGAGCAACGCCAACCCAGAAACCGCCGCCCCTCGCATCCGTGCCTGCGCGGCTGCGGTGAGGGTGCAGAGCCGGGTGCTGGTCTCGCCCATGGCCACGCAGCCGTGCAGGGCGAGGGCTGGACTGACGCGGCCTGGCTCTCGTGGACCAGCGAGGGCAGAGGACCACGCGTCAGATACTCTTCCTCCTCCAGTTGTTCTAGTGCAGAATGTCCCCCCCTCCACCCGGCTGACACCACGGAGGTTTGGGACCCCAGCCTTGCCCAGCTGTCTCAGGCCATCACGCGGCCGTCACGTGGCCGTCTCTCGGCCTCCCTCTCCTCGTGATCGCACCCTCCGAGCCACAGCCTGGCGTGGCCCCCCAGCAGACGACGCGGGTGCTCCCGGGCCTGCGCCGTAACTGTCCCCAGGGGCCGCCCGGGGAGTGACACATTCTCCAGCCAGGAGAGTAAAATCGTAACGCCCCGCACACTAACTCGGGAAACCGCGGCATTCGGGTGGAAACGACGACGGCAGCTTTCCCGGGACACCCGCAGCGCTGGTCACTGCAGGACAGCGGCGCTGCAGACCGGCAGCCGCCGCGTCCAACCCAAAGCCCCAGACTCCGTCGGCCTCGGACCCGTGGCCGGTCCACCCACGCCCTCCTCGCCACTAAAACACGCTCCGCGTGGGCTCCACGCCTGACACCCCACGACCTCCACGTCGAcgccgcctgcctgcctgccccccacacgGCTCTGGCCCGGCCACGCGTGCCCGTGTGCTCCGCGGGTCCTTCTTCCAGACAGCGGCCGGACGGGCGCGTTGGCTTCACCAGAACCCCGAGAACCGCTGAGGGCCCGCCTCGTGCAGGCGCGACCCCCGGGCACAGGCCGCTGAGCAGGGAGCGCGCGTCTGGAGCTCAGGGACGAGCTCTGAGTTTCGGGGGCTCTCTGGGGGGGTGGAGCCCATTTCCAgccaccctgcctccccctcccacaggcCACCTGAG
The sequence above is a segment of the Phyllostomus discolor isolate MPI-MPIP mPhyDis1 chromosome 2, mPhyDis1.pri.v3, whole genome shotgun sequence genome. Coding sequences within it:
- the LOC114490012 gene encoding keratin-associated protein 21-1; its protein translation is MCGNYYGGCGYGSGYGCGYGSGYGCGYGCGYGSGYGCGYGSGYGCGYGCGYGSGYGCGYGSGYGCCGYRPSVYRKCYSSCC
- the LOC114490013 gene encoding keratin-associated protein 6-2-like, with the translated sequence MCCNYYRNSCGGCGYGCGYGCGYGSGYGCGYGSGYGCGYGCGYGSGYGSGYGSGYGCGYGCGYGSRYGCGYGSGYGCGYGSGYGCGYGRGYGSRYGCGYGSGYGCGYGSGYGCCGYRPSVYRKCYSSCC